A region from the Rhodamnia argentea isolate NSW1041297 chromosome 7, ASM2092103v1, whole genome shotgun sequence genome encodes:
- the LOC115741832 gene encoding RING-H2 finger protein ATL70, giving the protein MNATTTGSGGFLSGNNIGGLGYGIGVSVGILLLITTITLASYFCTRNLQTMTASSLPFAANQRVRHLHRWTPPPDPEQAVIMEVGLNEATIAGYPKLLYSEAKLEKKGSTASCCTVCLADYKGADMLRVLPDCGHLFHQKCIDPWLQLHPTCPVCRMSPLPTPLSTPLAEVVPLASRRD; this is encoded by the coding sequence ATGAACGCAACCACCACCGGCTCAGGCGGGTTCCTCAGCGGCAACAACATCGGGGGCCTTGGCTACGGCATTGGGGTCTCCGTCGggatcctcctcctcatcaccaCCATAACCCTAGCCTCTTACTTCTGCACCCGGAACCTCCAGACGATGACGGCCTCCTCCTTACCCTTCGCCGCCAACCAGAGGGTGCGGCACCTCCACCGCTGGACGCCCCCGCCCGATCCGGAGCAAGCCGTCATCATGGAGGTGGGCCTCAACGAGGCCACCATCGCGGGCTACCCGAAGCTGCTCTACTCGGAGGCGAAGCTCGAGAAGAAGGGCTCAACTGCGAGCTGCTGCACGGTCTGCTTGGCGGATTACAAGGGCGCCGACATGCTCCGGGTGTTGCCCGACTGCGGCCACTTGTTTCACCAGAAGTGCATTGACCCGTGGCTGCAGCTGCACCCTACGTGCCCGGTGTGCAGGATGTCGCCTCTGCCGACCCCGCTCTCGACGCCGCTCGCGGAGGTGGTTCCGCTCGCAagtaggagagattga
- the LOC115741831 gene encoding uncharacterized protein LOC115741831, with protein MGSPSNLLVNAVLVLAASSWLAAVQSGDTNGVYSPCSDTTVQRSDGFSFAIAFAPRTSFFYNSTHQLSPCDNRLSLSSSSSPIAVFRPKVDEISLLTINTSSFSPDNSGGYMVAFAGRKYAARSLPAFVANSTYTVTSFTLVLEFKKGRLQNLYWKRDGCSSCSGNSNFVCLNNQDCALKTSDCKSHGGSVDCSLGIQLAFSGTDKHFSVLNSWYEVEKLRQYSLYGLYSNLKDSLTSQYNKIF; from the exons ATGGGGTCGCCCTCCAATCTCCTGGTGAACGCCGTGCTAGTCCTCGCGGCCTCGTCGTGGCTGGCGGCTGTTCAATCGGGCGACACGAACGGCGTGTACTCGCCGTGCTCCGACACCACCGTACAGAGATCGGACGGGTTCAGCTTCGCTATAGCGTTCGCTCCGAGGACCTCCTTCTTCTACAACAGCACCCACCAGCTCTCGCCCTGTGACAacaggctctctctctcctcctcgaGTTCTCCGATCGCCGTTTTCCGGCCCAAGGTCGACGAGATCTCCCTCCTCACCATCAAcacctcctccttctctccG GACAATAGTGGTGGATACATGGTTGCATTTGCTGGTCGAAAATATGCTGCAAGGTCTCTCCCTGCTTTTGTTGCCAACAGCACGTACACCGTAACCAGCTTTACTCTT GTGCTTGAGTTTAAGAAGGGAAGGCTGCAAAACCTGTACTGGAAAAGAGATGGGTGTTCTTCATGTTCAGGGAACTCAAACTTTGTCTGCCTTAATAATCAAGACTGTGCACTCAAAACATCAGACTGTAAAAGCCATGGAGGCTCTGTAGATTGCAGCCTTGGTATTCAACTGGCATTTTCAGGGACAGATAAGCACTTCTCAGTACTCAATTCTTGGTATGAAGTTGAAAAACTTCGTCAATACTCTCTCTATGGACTTTATTCAAATCTAAAAGATTCTCTAACTAGTCAGTATAACAAAATATTCTAA